One window of the Ureibacillus sp. FSL W7-1570 genome contains the following:
- the ribF gene encoding riboflavin biosynthesis protein RibF, with the protein MKVIHLKYPYQLDKVDPSTSYSLAVGFFDGVHRGHQAVIRAAMEKAREINVKSAVMTFDPHPSIVLGKSNEKIFYITPLHQKLEILEELGVDTTFVVQFTSDFAKLSPEEFIQHFIRDLNVKHVTAGFDFSFGAFGKGNMELMKELSRGDFGVTVVEKQVEGGEKISSTRIRESLREGDMETVHHFLGRPYQLQGIVVQGDKRGRTIGFPTANIQPKEGGFIPKNGVYAVKILVQNQLFDGVCNVGYKPTFKNPDEKQLTIEVHILDFHKNIYGEEVKVYWYKRLRDEQKFDGIESLKAQINRDKEQAIEYFSNKSFA; encoded by the coding sequence ATGAAGGTAATTCATTTAAAATATCCGTACCAATTAGATAAAGTGGATCCTTCCACTTCCTATTCCCTGGCAGTCGGTTTTTTTGATGGCGTACATAGGGGACATCAAGCGGTGATCCGTGCCGCAATGGAAAAAGCGAGAGAAATCAATGTCAAAAGTGCTGTGATGACCTTTGATCCCCATCCTTCGATCGTATTAGGGAAAAGCAATGAAAAAATCTTTTACATTACCCCTCTTCATCAAAAGTTGGAAATCTTGGAAGAATTGGGTGTCGATACGACATTTGTGGTGCAATTTACCTCCGACTTTGCAAAGCTTTCACCGGAAGAGTTCATCCAACATTTTATTCGGGATTTGAATGTGAAACATGTCACGGCCGGTTTTGATTTTTCCTTTGGCGCTTTCGGGAAAGGAAATATGGAATTGATGAAGGAACTTTCCCGCGGGGATTTCGGTGTGACGGTAGTGGAAAAGCAGGTGGAAGGTGGAGAAAAAATTTCATCGACCCGCATTCGTGAGAGTCTGCGCGAGGGGGATATGGAAACCGTTCATCATTTTTTAGGCCGTCCTTACCAACTCCAAGGCATTGTGGTTCAAGGAGATAAACGGGGCCGTACCATCGGTTTCCCAACGGCCAATATCCAGCCAAAGGAAGGCGGCTTTATTCCGAAAAATGGTGTGTATGCAGTGAAAATATTGGTGCAAAACCAATTATTCGATGGGGTCTGCAACGTGGGATATAAACCGACATTCAAAAATCCCGATGAAAAGCAATTAACAATCGAAGTCCATATTTTGGATTTCCACAAAAATATTTATGGTGAAGAAGTGAAAGTTTATTGGTATAAGCGGCTCCGGGACGAACAAAAATTTGATGGCATCGAATCGCTGAAAGCCCAAATCAACCGCGATAAGGAGCAGGCGATTGAATATTTTTCAAATAAATCATTTGCCTAA
- the rpsO gene encoding 30S ribosomal protein S15 has product MAISKERKNEIIKQFQTHEGDTGSPEVQIAILTEEINVLNEHLSVHKKDFHSQRGLLKKVGHRRHLLKYLREKDVQRYRTLIEKLGLRR; this is encoded by the coding sequence ATGGCTATTTCAAAAGAACGCAAAAATGAAATCATTAAACAATTCCAAACTCATGAAGGAGATACTGGTTCTCCAGAAGTGCAAATCGCAATTTTAACAGAAGAAATCAACGTATTAAACGAACACTTATCTGTTCATAAAAAAGACTTCCATTCCCAACGCGGACTTCTTAAAAAAGTAGGTCATCGCCGTCATTTATTGAAATATTTACGTGAAAAAGACGTTCAACGTTATCGTACATTAATTGAAAAATTAGGTCTTCGTCGATAA
- the pnp gene encoding polyribonucleotide nucleotidyltransferase encodes MTEKKVYRYDWAGRPLIIEVGQLAKQANGAVLVRYGDSAVLCTATMSKEAKALDFFPLTVNYEERLYAAGKIPGGFIKREGRPSEHAILVSRLIDRPIRPMFPDGFRNEVQVVSIVMSSDPDCPTEMAALVGSSLALSISDIPFNGPIAGVNVGYVDGKFVINPDVAQSEKSTIHLSVAGNKDAINMVEAGALEVPEEIMLEAIMFGHEEIKKLIAFQEQIVAEVGKEKIEVELFEVDEEIEKAVREMCEQDMIAAIQTVEKLAREEAIEAVKQRVVAHYEEQEAEEETLKHVNIVLEKIVKEEVRRLITEEKIRPDGRKVNEIRPLSSEVGLLQRAHGSGLFTRGQTQVLSICTLGPLGDVQIIDGLGLEESKRFMHHYNFPPFSVGETGPMRGPGRREIGHGALGERALLAVIPDEKEFPYAIRCVSEVLESNGSTSQASICASTLAMMDAGVPIKAPVAGIAMGLVKKGDYYTILTDIQGIEDHLGDMDFKVAGTEKGVTALQMDIKIDGLSREILEEALMQAREGRMIILEHMKQTLAEPRKQLSKYAPKIISIKINPEKIRDVIGSGGKTINRIIDETGVKIDTEQDGTIYICSPNEEMNQRAKEIIEDIVREAKVGEYYLATVKRIEKFGAFCEILPGKDGLLHISEIQEERTNKVEDVLKVGDKVLVKVIDIDDQGRINLSRKVVLKEDRERAKQNSNNR; translated from the coding sequence ATGACCGAAAAGAAGGTTTATCGCTATGATTGGGCCGGCCGTCCTTTAATCATTGAAGTCGGACAATTGGCCAAACAAGCGAATGGCGCTGTGCTTGTCCGTTATGGAGATTCGGCCGTTCTATGTACTGCGACGATGTCAAAAGAAGCAAAGGCATTGGATTTCTTCCCACTGACAGTCAACTATGAAGAACGTTTATACGCTGCAGGTAAAATTCCAGGAGGATTCATTAAACGGGAAGGACGTCCATCCGAACATGCCATCCTGGTATCCCGATTGATTGACCGTCCGATTCGTCCAATGTTCCCGGATGGATTCCGCAATGAAGTACAAGTTGTTTCCATCGTAATGTCTTCCGATCCGGATTGTCCGACAGAAATGGCGGCATTGGTCGGTTCATCATTGGCGCTTTCCATTTCGGATATTCCATTCAATGGACCAATTGCCGGTGTGAATGTCGGCTATGTGGATGGTAAATTTGTCATCAACCCGGATGTGGCGCAATCAGAAAAAAGTACAATCCACTTGTCGGTTGCTGGAAATAAAGATGCCATCAACATGGTGGAAGCCGGAGCATTGGAAGTGCCTGAAGAAATCATGCTGGAAGCGATTATGTTTGGCCATGAAGAAATTAAAAAATTGATCGCGTTCCAAGAACAAATTGTGGCGGAAGTCGGAAAAGAAAAAATTGAAGTGGAATTGTTTGAAGTGGATGAAGAAATTGAAAAAGCGGTACGGGAAATGTGCGAACAAGATATGATTGCCGCTATTCAAACGGTCGAAAAATTGGCCCGCGAAGAAGCAATCGAGGCTGTGAAACAGCGTGTGGTTGCCCATTATGAAGAACAAGAAGCCGAAGAAGAAACATTGAAACATGTGAATATCGTATTAGAAAAAATAGTCAAAGAAGAAGTCCGCAGATTGATTACAGAAGAAAAAATCCGGCCGGATGGACGGAAAGTGAACGAAATCCGCCCGCTTTCATCCGAAGTCGGTTTATTGCAACGGGCTCATGGTTCAGGGTTATTTACCCGCGGTCAAACGCAAGTGCTTTCCATTTGTACGTTAGGACCATTAGGCGATGTGCAAATTATTGACGGATTAGGTTTGGAAGAATCAAAACGTTTTATGCACCATTACAACTTCCCTCCATTCTCCGTTGGGGAAACTGGTCCGATGCGTGGTCCGGGACGCCGGGAAATTGGTCACGGTGCCCTTGGGGAAAGAGCATTGCTTGCTGTCATCCCGGATGAAAAAGAGTTCCCATATGCCATCCGTTGCGTATCTGAAGTATTGGAGTCCAACGGTTCCACATCCCAAGCTTCAATCTGTGCAAGTACACTTGCCATGATGGACGCTGGTGTGCCAATCAAAGCGCCTGTTGCGGGAATTGCGATGGGACTTGTGAAAAAAGGCGATTATTACACAATATTAACGGATATCCAAGGAATTGAAGACCATCTTGGTGATATGGACTTTAAAGTGGCTGGTACTGAAAAAGGTGTAACAGCACTGCAAATGGACATTAAAATTGATGGCCTATCCCGTGAAATTTTGGAAGAAGCGCTCATGCAAGCAAGAGAAGGCCGCATGATTATCTTGGAGCATATGAAACAAACGCTTGCCGAACCGCGCAAACAACTTTCAAAATATGCGCCTAAAATCATTTCCATCAAAATCAATCCGGAAAAAATTCGCGATGTTATCGGTTCCGGTGGAAAAACAATTAACCGGATTATCGATGAAACCGGCGTAAAAATAGATACGGAACAGGACGGAACAATTTACATCTGCTCACCGAATGAAGAAATGAACCAACGTGCCAAAGAGATCATCGAGGATATCGTACGTGAAGCAAAAGTGGGAGAATATTATTTGGCAACGGTTAAACGTATTGAAAAATTCGGTGCATTCTGCGAAATCTTGCCAGGAAAAGATGGACTATTGCATATTTCCGAAATTCAGGAAGAACGCACGAACAAAGTGGAAGATGTGTTGAAAGTTGGAGATAAAGTTCTTGTAAAAGTCATCGACATCGATGATCAAGGACGAATCAATCTGTCCAGAAAAGTCGTTTTAAAAGAGGACAGGGAACGGGCAAAACAAAATTCGAATAATCGTTAA
- a CDS encoding pitrilysin family protein gives MVNVYTCQNGLRIVYEHVPYVRSISVGIWVGAGSRFELPEENGITHFIEHMLFKGTATRSARQIAEEFDRIGGELNAFTTKENTCYYAKVLDHHGKLAIDILADMFFNSVFEKSELEKERQVVLEEILMSEDAPDDDIHERLWRVMYPNDSLGLPILGTKETLQTFNRELILTYMEKHYYPKNVVVSLAGNISKELLLHIESLFGQFEPSEKAVPMQLTDPAFHSGRFIKERDVEQSHLAMSYPGISVKDSDYYSFIALNNIIGGNMSSRLFQEVREEKGLAYTIYSYPSCYMDVGAITIYGSTNNQQLSLLHETILGAIEKIKTEGVTPKELENGKEQLKASFLLNMESMTNRMTRNGKNELIFGRHLPVDEILQKIDGISLDSVQKLIGKIFSVEPAVAIIGQDVQNYQRKMVNA, from the coding sequence TTGGTTAACGTTTACACTTGCCAAAATGGCTTAAGAATTGTTTATGAGCATGTTCCATACGTGCGTTCGATTTCTGTGGGCATTTGGGTGGGGGCAGGTTCCCGTTTTGAATTGCCTGAAGAAAATGGAATCACCCACTTTATTGAACATATGCTTTTTAAAGGAACAGCCACCCGTTCGGCAAGACAGATAGCGGAGGAGTTTGATCGCATCGGCGGAGAGCTGAATGCATTCACAACAAAAGAAAATACATGTTATTATGCGAAAGTGTTGGACCATCATGGAAAATTGGCCATTGACATATTGGCGGATATGTTTTTCAATTCCGTTTTTGAAAAAAGTGAATTGGAAAAGGAACGGCAAGTCGTTTTAGAGGAAATTTTAATGAGCGAAGATGCGCCGGATGATGATATCCATGAACGTTTATGGAGAGTCATGTATCCGAACGATTCATTGGGACTTCCCATTTTGGGGACGAAAGAAACCCTTCAAACCTTCAATCGGGAGCTCATTCTAACCTATATGGAGAAACACTATTATCCAAAAAATGTCGTTGTATCCCTTGCCGGGAATATATCGAAGGAATTGCTCTTACATATTGAATCATTGTTTGGACAATTTGAACCGTCAGAAAAAGCCGTACCGATGCAATTGACGGATCCGGCCTTCCACTCAGGACGTTTCATCAAGGAAAGGGATGTGGAGCAGTCCCATCTTGCCATGAGTTATCCTGGCATCAGCGTCAAAGATTCCGATTATTATAGCTTCATCGCGCTGAATAATATAATTGGAGGCAACATGTCCTCCCGTCTGTTCCAAGAAGTGAGGGAGGAAAAGGGATTGGCTTACACCATTTACTCCTATCCTTCCTGTTACATGGATGTTGGGGCGATCACCATATACGGCAGCACCAACAATCAGCAATTGTCCCTGTTGCATGAAACGATTCTAGGGGCAATTGAAAAAATCAAAACAGAAGGTGTGACACCGAAAGAGCTTGAGAACGGAAAAGAGCAGCTGAAAGCGAGTTTCCTGCTCAATATGGAGAGCATGACAAACCGTATGACCCGAAACGGGAAAAACGAGTTGATTTTTGGCCGTCATTTGCCGGTGGATGAAATTCTTCAAAAGATTGATGGCATTTCACTGGATTCGGTACAGAAACTGATCGGTAAGATTTTTTCCGTTGAACCGGCAGTGGCCATCATCGGGCAGGATGTCCAAAATTATCAACGAAAAATGGTAAATGCATGA